A region of Argentina anserina chromosome 5, drPotAnse1.1, whole genome shotgun sequence DNA encodes the following proteins:
- the LOC126793574 gene encoding probable aldehyde dehydrogenase — translation MNRILASRELITRAPKTALTWFTSSNLSRSTHSLPFATVEPEEISGSLPAEVQNIVKGKWTKSSTWNTIVDPLNGEPFIKVAEIDETGIQPFVESLSKCPKHGLHNPFKSPERYVMYGEISAKAATMLSLPKVADFFTRLIQRVVPKSYQQAYGEVYVTQKFLENFSGDQVRFLARSFAVPGNHLGQQSNGYRWPYGPVAVITPFNFPLEIPVLQLMGALYMGNKPILKVDSKVSLVMDQMLRLLHYCGLPVEDVDFINSDGKTMNKLLLEANPRMTLFTGSSRVAEKLVADLKGRVKLEDAGFDWKILGPDVHEEDYVAWVCDQDAYACSGQKCSAQSILFMHENWSKTSLLSKMKDLAERRNLEDLTVGPVLTLTTETMLDHASKLLQIPGSKLLFGGEPLEDHSIPPVYGAIKPTAIYVPLEEMLKENNYELVTREIFGPFQVVTEYKKEQLPLVLDALERMNAHLTAAVVSNDPYFQQEVLGNTVNGTTYAGLRARTTGAPQNHWFGPAGDPLGAGIGTPEAIKLVWSCHREIIYDVGPMPNQWEIPPST, via the exons ATGAATAGGATTCTGGCTAGCAGAGAATTAATAACCAGAGCGCCCAAAACAGCCCTCACTTGGTTTACTTCTTCTAATCTCTCAAG ATCTACGCATTCTTTACCCTTTGCAACTGTTGAACCGGAAGAGATATCGGGTTCCCTGCCTGCTGAAGTACAAAACATAG TGAAGGGTAAATGGACGAAATCTTCTACATGGAACACTATTGTGGATCCATTGAATGGGGAACCGTTCATTAAAGTTGCTGAAATTGATGAAACAGGAATTCAG CCCTTTGTGGAGAGCTTGTCCAAGTGCCCCAAACATGGTCTTCATAATCCTTTCAAATCACCAGAGAG GTATGTTATGTATGGAGAAATATCTGCAAAAGCAGCTACCATGCTTTCTCTGCCAAAG GTTGCTGATTTCTTCACTAGATTAATTCAAAGGGTTGTTCCAAAGAGCTACCAGCAGGCTTATGGTGAagtttatgtaactcaaaagTTTCTAGAAAATTTCTCTGGTGATCAG GTCCGGTTCCTTGCAAGGTCTTTTGCGGTGCCTGGAAACCATCTTGGCCAGCAAAGTAATGGTTACCGTTGGCCTTATGGTCCT GTTGCAGTAATTACACCGTTCAATTTTCCACTAGAAATTCCCGTACTTCAGTTGATGGGTGCACTTTATATGGGTAACAAACCAATTCTAAAAGTGGACAGCAAG GTAAGCCTTGTTATGGACCAAATGTTGAGGCTGCTTCATTATTGTGGGTTACCAGTAGAGGACGTTGACTTCATCAACTCTGATGGGAAGACAATGAACAAACTCTTATTGGAG GCAAATCCAAGAATGACCCTCTTCACTGGTAGCTCAAGAGTAGCAGAGAAGTTGGTTGCCGACCTGAAGGGACGTGTTAAATTAGAAGATGCAGGATTTGACTGGAAGATATTAGGGCCTGACGTTCATGAG GAGGATTATGTCGCGTGGGTCTGTGATCAGGATGCATATGCATGCAGTGGTCAGAAGTGCTCTGCACAATCAATTCTTTTCATGCATGAG AACTGGTCTAAGACTTCACTTCTATCCAAAATGAAAGATCTGGCTGAGAGAAGGAACTTAGAAGATTTAACAGTTGGCCCTGTCCTAACA TTGACAACTGAAACAATGCTAGATCATGCGAGTAAATTGCTTCAGATACCAGGTTCAAAGCTACTATTTGGGGGTGAACCTTTAGAGGATCATTCCATTCCACCTGTATATGGTGCTATCAAGCCTACAGCTATCTATGTTCCACTTGAAGAAATGTTGAAGGAAAATAACTATGAACTTGTTACAAGAGAAATTTTTGGGCCATTTCAG GTTGTCACTGAGTATAAGAAAGAACAACTGCCATTAGTGCTAGATGCTCTAGAGAGGATGAATGCACATTTAACAGCTGCTGTCGTGTCAAACGACCCCTACTTTCAACAG GAAGTTCTTGGCAACACAGTTAATGGGACTACTTATGCTGGACTGAGAGCAAGAACAACTGGTGCTCCACAGAATCACTG GTTTGGACCAGCTGGAGATCCGCTGGGTGCTGGCATTGGGACCCCAGAAGCAATAAAGCTCGTCTGGTCTTGCCATAGAGAAATCATCTACGATGTCGGTCCAATGCCAAATCAGTGGGAAATTCCACCTTCTACATAA
- the LOC126794165 gene encoding WRKY transcription factor 72A-like yields MEAAVDKSYHGDQEQEEKRVVLLESKIPAATARHDDDDDRETHSKAESVLKAGTQKEGQENNEMKSSSARQKDLSFGEQLISTTSNIKGSSLIEPDHSVASTSSSRKEQDYQLESARAEMGEVREENQRLKKHLDRIMEDYQALQMQYHGIQQKATKSGKDCIATDNHQDDDESEQLVSLSLGSFSSKRKKAKEKSKSPCAQVGKETEKDDEKSLSLGLDCKYESPAKSSSTTTDHQMPLSNPSPASSVEEVPNEEAGETCPPKKVLKTMRSIEDEVAQQSPVKKARVSVRARCDTPTMNDGCQWRKYGQKIAKGNPCPRAYYRCTIAPSCPVRKQVQRCADDMSILITTYEGTHNHPLPMSATAMASTTSAAASMLLSGSSSSSSRPGLNPSAGATTAAAALNGYNYYVSDNSRSRFYIPNSSMSSSLPTITLDLTSNPSSSSSSHLNKFASSTLNSAHQVLYPPTSLNFSSSDQSNNIMSWTNNGFLSYGNGTQLPYNNKNPILGRQQQQPMQNSKYQNYMQKNNATPQQFELPETIAAATKAITADPSFQSALAAALTSIIGNSSNGGNGSSNNNQNTGGDHFNNIIAQKLKWGDHFPGITSSNGATSSSNSYLQTEINGNNIIGCASSYLSKPNSSSANISQPGSLMFLQPPNSLPFATHKSASTSPSEDHKN; encoded by the exons ATGGAGGCTGCTGTGGATAAATCTTATCATGGAGATCAAGAAcaggaagagaagagagtaGTACTGCTTGAATCTAAAATTCCTGCTGCTACTGCTCgtcatgatgatgatgatgatcgaGAAACTCATAGCAAAGCAGAAAGTGTTCTCAAA GCCGGAACTCAAAAAGAAGGCCAAGAGAATAACGAAATGAAATCATCTTCAGCAAGACAAAAAGATCTGAGCTTCGGAGAGCAGCTG ATATCAACCACGAGTAACATCAAAGGGTCCTCTTTGATTGAACCTGATCATTCAGTGGCTTCTACTTCATCAAGCCGAAAGGAGCAG GATTATCAGCTAGAATCTGCCAGAGCCGAAATGGGTGAGGTGAGAGAAGAGAACCAAAGGCTGAAGAAGCACTTAGACCGAATAATGGAGGACTACCAAGCACTTCAAATGCAGTACCATGGCATTCAACAGAAAGCAACTAAATCCGGTAAGGATTGCATTGCAACCGATAATCATCAAGACGATGATGAGTCCGAGCAGCTTGTCTCCCTCAGCCTCGGATCTTTTTCCAGCAAACGGAAAAAGGCCAAGGAAAAGAGCAAAAGCCCTTGTGCTCAAGTCGGGAAAGAAACGGAGAAGGATGATGAAAAGAGTTTGTCACTAGGACTAGACTGCAAATATGAATCACCTGCTAAATCAAGCAGTACTACAACTGACCATCAGATGCCTTTGTCAAACCCAAGTCCTGCAAGCAGCGTTGAAGAAGTACCTAATGAAGAAGCAGGCGAGACATGTCCACCGAAAAAGGTTCTCAAGACGATGAGAAGTATAGAAGATGAAGTTGCACAGCAGAGTCCAGTAAAAAAAGCTAGGGTCTCGGTCAGAGCTAGATGTGACACCCCAACG ATGAATGATGGATGCCAGTGGAGGAAATATGGTCAGAAGATTGCAAAGGGAAACCCTTGCCCTAGAGCATACTATCGTTGCACCATCGCACCATCATGTCCAGTAAGGAAACAG GTTCAAAGATGCGCGGACGACATGTCCATCTTAATCACCACGTACGAAGGAACACACAATCACCCACTTCCAATGTCAGCCACCGCCATGGCTTCCACCACCTCTGCTGCCGCTTCCATGCTGTTGTCTGGCTCGTCATCTAGCTCCTCCCGCCCTGGTCTGAACCCTTCGGCTGGGGCCACGACTGCGGCCGCTGCCCTTAATGGATACAATTATTATGTTTCCGATAATTCAAGATCCAGATTCTACATACCCAACTCTTCTATGTCATCTTCACTACCAACAATCACCTTGGACCTCACATCAAACccatcctcctcttcctcatcCCACTTGAACAAATTTGCTTCATCAACTCTAAATTCTGCCCACCAAGTACTATACCCTCCCACCAGTCTCAACTTTAGTTCTTCTGATCAATCCAACAACATCATGTCATGGACTAACAATGGGTTCCTTTCCTATGGAAATGGGACTCAGTTACCCTACAACAACAAGAACCCTATTCTCGGaaggcagcagcagcaaccTATGCAAAACAGCAAGTACCAGAACTACATGCAGAAGAACAATGCAACTCCTCAACAGTTTGAGTTACCGGAAACTATTGCAGCAGCAACAAAGGCAATTACCGCCGATCCAAGTTTCCAATCTGCCCTAGCAGCCGCACTTACATCAATCATCGGCAATAGTAGTAATGGTGGAAATGGAAGTAGCAATAATAATCAGAATACAGGTGGAGATCACTTTAATAACATCATCGCTCAGAAATTGAAATGGGGTGATCACTTCCCGGGAATTACTAGTAGTAACGGTGCCACCTCTTCCTCGAATTCCTATCTGCAAACAGAAATTAACGGGAACAATATTATCGGATGTGCATCAAGCTATTTGAGCAAACCGAATTCTTCATCGGCAAATATTTCGCAGCCCGGGAGTTTGATGTTTCTCCAGCCACCTAATTCATTGCCATTTGCCACCCACAAGAGTGCATCTACATCTCCTAGTGAAGATCACAAGAATTGA
- the LOC126793479 gene encoding ubiquitin-conjugating enzyme E2 2-like, translating to MSTPARKRLMRDFKRLQQDPPAGISGAPQDNNIMLWNAVIFGPDDTPWDGGTFKLTLQFTEDYPNKPPTVRFVSRMFHPNIYADGSICLDILQNQWSPIYDVAAILTSIQSLLCDPNPNSPANSEAARMFSENKREYNRRVREIVEQSWTAD from the exons ATGTCGACTCCTGCAAGGAAGAGGCTGATGAGAGACTTCAAGAGGCTGCAACAGGACCCGCCTGCAGGGATCAGTGGGGCACCCCAAGACAACAATATAATGCTGTGGAATGCTGTTATATTTGG TCCTGATGATACTCCTTGGGATGGAG GCACATTTAAGTTGACTCTTCAGTTCACTGAAGATTATCCAAACAAACCACCGACTGTGCGATTTGTTTCTCGAATGTTTCATCCAAATA TTTATGCTGATGGGAGTATTTGCTTAGACATATTGCAAAATCAGTGGAGTCCTATTTATGATGTGGCAGCTATACTCACGTCCATCCAG TCACTACTGTGTGATCCTAACCCGAATTCTCCTGCAAATTCAGAAGCTGCTCGCATGTTCAGTGAGAACAAGCGAGAGTACAATCGGAGAGTTAGGGAAATTGTGGAACAGAGTTGGACAGCAGACTAA
- the LOC126796279 gene encoding uncharacterized protein LOC126796279 isoform X2, with protein MEEPQSAQSAQSGKLLRYALRSNAKPKEEKPPAPELSNPPSSASKSGRPASNVSRSVSVLDLSGKVKPVKPARRLSTPNKVARSTPVPKLGGNITPVSEARLRRYVKSETPASDASRLTSRKKFCILSSESYWLSQIKLSEAAGKHSVSLGFFRLALEAGCEQPLQRMRDELKAYALRHKIGDHAELAVPLKELFESYGVVETEQVQVSETCSHVPDEGTRSSDEDAKSSSSTMGSRKLKPKSLNTDAAQVSPDKNKVKKEIPHKSIPATRTRASVAKKSSTPGPVSDSGTRGSTAKKPQKPIKQEDENERDRKKQGNKSAVEQGSLSPTSTQQAVNENKENEDAVSMEEVSLTEVA; from the exons ATGGAAGAGCCTCAGTCAGCCCAGTCTGCCCAATCTG GCAAGCTTCTTCGCTACGCGCTGCGGTCCAACGCCAAGCCCAAGGAGGAGAAGCCGCCGGCGCCGGAGTTGTCCAACCCGCCCTCCTCGGCGTCCAAGAG TGGAAGACCTGCATCAAATGTGAGCAGGAGCGTGAGTGTGCTCGATCTGTCGGGCAAGGTCAAGCCTGTGAAGCCGGCGAGGAGGTTATCCACTCCTAACAAGGTGGCTCGTAGTACTCCAGTTCCGAAATTGGGTGGGAATATTACTCCAGTTTCGGAGGCTAGATTGAGGAGGTATGTGAAAAGCGAGACGCCTGCTTCTGATGCTTCTAGGCTGACAAGCCGGAAGAAGTTCTGTATTCTGTCATCGGAATCGTACTGGCTTTCACAGATCAAGCTCTCGGAGGCTGCTGGAAAGCACTCGGTTTCGCTTGGGTTTTTCAGACTCGCCTTGGAGGCAGGATGTGAG CAACCTCTTCAGCGAATGCGGGATGAGCTAAAGGCTTATGCGCTTCGTCATAAAATTGGTGATCATGCTGAACTTGCAGTCCCGCTGAAGGAATTATTTGAGAGCTATGGTGTTGTGGAAACCGAGCAGGTGCAGGTCTCGGAAACCTGTTCTCATGTACCTGATGAGGGGACTCGGTCTTCTGATGAAGATGCCAAGAGCTCTTCGTCTACAATGGGAAGTAGGAAACTGAAACCCAAGTCGTTGAATACTGATGCTGCTCAAGTTTCTCCAGACAAAAACAAAGTGAAGAAGGAAATACCTCATAAAAGCATTCCTGCAACCCGGACCAGGGCATCTGTGGCAAAGAAGTCTTCAACTCCTGGACCTGTTTCTGACTCTGGGACACGCGGATCAACAGCTAAGAAACCCCAGAAGCCAATTAAGCAAGAAGATGAGAATGAAAGGGATAGGAAGAAGCAGGGGAATAAATCTGCTGTTGAGCAAG GCTCGCTTAGTCCTACATCAACACAGCAAGCAGTCAACgagaacaaagaaaatgaG gATGCTGTCTCAATGGAGGAGGTAAGCTTGACTGAAGTCGCATAA
- the LOC126796279 gene encoding uncharacterized protein LOC126796279 isoform X1: MEEPQSAQSAQSGKLLRYALRSNAKPKEEKPPAPELSNPPSSASKSGRPASNVSRSVSVLDLSGKVKPVKPARRLSTPNKVARSTPVPKLGGNITPVSEARLRRYVKSETPASDASRLTSRKKFCILSSESYWLSQIKLSEAAGKHSVSLGFFRLALEAGCEQPLQRMRDELKAYALRHKIGDHAELAVPLKELFESYGVVETEQVQVSETCSHVPDEGTRSSDEDAKSSSSTMGSRKLKPKSLNTDAAQVSPDKNKVKKEIPHKSIPATRTRASVAKKSSTPGPVSDSGTRGSTAKKPQKPIKQEDENERDRKKQGNKSAVEQAGSLSPTSTQQAVNENKENEDAVSMEEVSLTEVA, from the exons ATGGAAGAGCCTCAGTCAGCCCAGTCTGCCCAATCTG GCAAGCTTCTTCGCTACGCGCTGCGGTCCAACGCCAAGCCCAAGGAGGAGAAGCCGCCGGCGCCGGAGTTGTCCAACCCGCCCTCCTCGGCGTCCAAGAG TGGAAGACCTGCATCAAATGTGAGCAGGAGCGTGAGTGTGCTCGATCTGTCGGGCAAGGTCAAGCCTGTGAAGCCGGCGAGGAGGTTATCCACTCCTAACAAGGTGGCTCGTAGTACTCCAGTTCCGAAATTGGGTGGGAATATTACTCCAGTTTCGGAGGCTAGATTGAGGAGGTATGTGAAAAGCGAGACGCCTGCTTCTGATGCTTCTAGGCTGACAAGCCGGAAGAAGTTCTGTATTCTGTCATCGGAATCGTACTGGCTTTCACAGATCAAGCTCTCGGAGGCTGCTGGAAAGCACTCGGTTTCGCTTGGGTTTTTCAGACTCGCCTTGGAGGCAGGATGTGAG CAACCTCTTCAGCGAATGCGGGATGAGCTAAAGGCTTATGCGCTTCGTCATAAAATTGGTGATCATGCTGAACTTGCAGTCCCGCTGAAGGAATTATTTGAGAGCTATGGTGTTGTGGAAACCGAGCAGGTGCAGGTCTCGGAAACCTGTTCTCATGTACCTGATGAGGGGACTCGGTCTTCTGATGAAGATGCCAAGAGCTCTTCGTCTACAATGGGAAGTAGGAAACTGAAACCCAAGTCGTTGAATACTGATGCTGCTCAAGTTTCTCCAGACAAAAACAAAGTGAAGAAGGAAATACCTCATAAAAGCATTCCTGCAACCCGGACCAGGGCATCTGTGGCAAAGAAGTCTTCAACTCCTGGACCTGTTTCTGACTCTGGGACACGCGGATCAACAGCTAAGAAACCCCAGAAGCCAATTAAGCAAGAAGATGAGAATGAAAGGGATAGGAAGAAGCAGGGGAATAAATCTGCTGTTGAGCAAG CAGGCTCGCTTAGTCCTACATCAACACAGCAAGCAGTCAACgagaacaaagaaaatgaG gATGCTGTCTCAATGGAGGAGGTAAGCTTGACTGAAGTCGCATAA